The DNA region GTTGGTGAAAAAAGGGATCACTCTTTTGCAGATGAAGGTTTTTTCCAGAATATTAAGATGGGTTAAAAGGCTACTGTAATTAAACTCTGAAGCTTCACACAGGTTATTGTAAGATACAAGTCCTCCGAGCTGCAATGAAAGCGCTTTTATTAGTTTGCTCATGTTAAAATCAGTCGTTAGACCCAGGAGGTCTTTTATCTCCCTGAGAAAGTAAGTGCTATAAATATTACGAAGGACTGTTTTTTTCTCATCGTCAGTATTTGCCAGTGCAACTCTTGGATATCCGCCAAATATCAGGTATTCATCATAAACGACATTCACCATATCAATAAGTGCAGAGCTGACCTCCGGAAATTTTCCTTTATTGGACAGGTACGCTTTGATCGCCTCTTTTTTTTCAAGATATACGCCAAAAAGCGACTCGTTTTTAAATAGCAAGAATTCTTCAAACGAAAGCGGATACAAATCAAACACAAATATTCTCCCAACAAGGTATTTGATGCCATGTATCGTGAGTCCGGGCGCAGATGATCCGGAAATAAGTATTTTTGTTCCAGGATAGCGATCGTATATGTACTTCAGTTTTTGTCCGCTTTCCTTTGCATACTGGAATTCATCAATGATAAGATAGCGGTAGTCTCTGGCATAAATCTCTGCAAATGCTTTCTCATCCTCCACGAACAGTTCCAGTGTTTTCCTGTCCTCAAAGCTCAGGAACACTGCTTTTTCAAGTGTGTCTAATATATGCCTCATGAGTGTTGTTTTGCCTGACTGGCGGGGACCGAGGATAGCGATTATTTCAGGCATTTGCAGATGTTGTATTATTGTCTGTTCCAGGTCTCTTTTTATGTATGGCATAGTTTTAACCCTGCTAAAATTTACATATTGATATTATTAGCAGGGAAGATATTTAAAATTTTGGTATCATATAATTTTGCCTTTTTAGTTTAATTCCTTATTTACGTAAAAGAATATCAATTAAAACACAGGCGTTAACTATATCATTATTGTAGAGCAGTTTTAATGGGATGACAGGCTGGATAGATTCTATTTCAGGAAAAAAGCAAATTTTATTCTCCAAACACCGTTTTCATTATTTTATCTTTTTAATACTTTCCTTGGCGCTGGTCATGGACTTTTTCTCTCCGGGTTACATTTTAACCCTGGATATGATATTTACCCCTGATACTTTTCGAATATCGGATTCATTTTACGGATTGAGCAATCAATATTCTACTTTGCCTCTGTATGCATTTCTTGATCTCATAGGTATTTTTCTCTCAAATGAAATAATTCAAAAATTGATTTTTTTCCTTGTCTTTTTTGTTTCAGGTGTCTCAATGTACAAACTCTGTCCTGAAGAATGGGGAATAGGAAGATATTTTGCTGGCTTTCTGTACATGATCAATCCTTTTATCTATGTCAGGTTCCTGGCAGGTCACTGGCTGATCCTGCTTGCTTACGCGATCTCACCAATAGTTATTAAATCCTTCATGGATTTTTTCAAGAACCCTTCTACTAAAAGATCATTATATGCAGCCTTTCTCATAACAGTTGTATTTTTTATTGAGACTCATACGCCATTCCTTTTGTTGATCGTTTTTGGTATTTTTTATATTATTAAAATTTTTGAATGCGGGAAAAATGCGCAAGAGGTCATTTATATATCAAAAAGATCGCTCTTGATCGGTTTATCCCTGCTGTTGCTTAACTCGTACTGGCTTATCCCGAATTTTACAGGAAATAACACTCCTCTTGGTGAGATCACAAACTCCGATCTTTATCTTTTTACAACCAAACATGATATCA from Candidatus Methanoperedens sp. includes:
- a CDS encoding ATP-binding protein, producing the protein MPYIKRDLEQTIIQHLQMPEIIAILGPRQSGKTTLMRHILDTLEKAVFLSFEDRKTLELFVEDEKAFAEIYARDYRYLIIDEFQYAKESGQKLKYIYDRYPGTKILISGSSAPGLTIHGIKYLVGRIFVFDLYPLSFEEFLLFKNESLFGVYLEKKEAIKAYLSNKGKFPEVSSALIDMVNVVYDEYLIFGGYPRVALANTDDEKKTVLRNIYSTYFLREIKDLLGLTTDFNMSKLIKALSLQLGGLVSYNNLCEASEFNYSSLLTHLNILEKTFICKRVIPFFTNKRTEIIKVPKIYFYDNGIRNSVIDDFRSYDLRQDIGLLNENFIFNQLTYAGMEVKFWRSKSRAEVDFVLDKAGFTAIESKSGGRSPGRSLDSFREKYKPDNIIVACKNILEERDRITYLPFVFITSIIS